GATCACCGATCGCGATGACAAGGTCGATATGCTGACGAGCATACTTTTTGCGCATCAACGCGAGAAATTCGGCAGTCAAGTCCTCGTTGTCGAAACGGAATCCGTCAATCGAATCCAGAAAGACTTCGGCGCGTTGCGAAGAGAAGTCGTCGAGTATGCCGCGCACGGCGCGAATCTGCACGAGCGCGGCAGGCTGGATGGGGTCCGTGCCGCTGAGCAGGACGACGCGCGGCGTCTCGGACGCGACGGCGCCCGACGCCGCGAGCATCAGCAATAGAACAAAGTACCTGCGGATCAATTCGCCTAAATTGGCAGTGTCTCCCAATAGCCTGCCAGTTCGCCGCGCACGGACGCCATGGCTGCGGCGCGCATTATAAGAGCCTGCATTAAATGAATCGTTGACGCGCCGCGCATATTCCATGGTCAATTCGATTTCAACCCGCCTCTGTCGTCGGAATTTTCTCAATTAAATGTTTGCTAGCCATTCGCTCATTGGACCGCGCGGAAATGTCGAACATTTAGTCATATGAAGTACCGAAAATGCTAAATATCCGGAATAACTAAATTGCAGAGGCTCTCTTGCTAAAGACGCGCATCGAACGCCAACTGCCGAACCTGCAATGCCATAACTTTCAGGTGCAACCCATGCTTCTATGCGGGCACACTGACCATCGATTCCGTGCGGCGCAGCAATTCGGCCAGTGAAGTCGCGCCAACCTTGCGCATGAGGTCGGCGCGGCACGACTTGATGGTCCGTTCGGACAATCCGAGTTGCGCAGCGATCTGCTTGTTTCGCAGTCCGGCGACGATGCCGCGCAGCACGACTTGCTCCCGATCCGCCAACTGCATCGATGCCGCGTGCCGTTCAGGCGCCTCCTGTACCGTGCAAGCTTTCAACGCCGCGTCGATCGCGTCGAACAGCGCCTGGCGCTCGAACGGCTTGAGCAGGAAATCGACGGCGCCTGCCTTCATCGCTTTCACGGTACGCGGCACGTCGCTGTACGCACTCATGAAGACGATGGGCAACGCCCGCGAGTCGCGAAGCAACGCCTGCTGCAGTTCCAGGCCGTTCGGTCCGCCCAGTTCGAGGTCCAGCAAAATGCAGCCGGGGCGATCGTCCTGCACGCTCACCAGAAAGTCTCCGGCGGAGGCATAAACGCGCGCCTCGAATCCGGCGCTCCTTAGAAGCCGGGTTAATGCGGTGCGCATTGCTGCATCGTCGTCAATAATGTGAATCACCATCTGCCCAGGCTCAATCACGATTTTCTCCGTCGTTCGCAAAGCAAGGCGAGGATATCCCGGGTTCCCGTACCGGCCATGCAGTGGGCTATCGCCGCAACTCGCTGCTTGAATGCGTCTAAGTTATATTGATTTATAGCAATTTTTTACAAACCTTGCGCGATTGGTGCCGCCCGCGCTTTCGCCCATTGATGAGGAAACTTTAACTTGCCGGGGGTTATTGTTTTGATGATCGGTATTATTTCCCTGTTCAGACACCGGAATAATGCGCAGTGTCAATAGGGGTCAACCGAAAGGGTGAGTTCATTTCCCGAACGCCCAATGGCAGCCCCATTGCAATACGAAAACTATCAGGCTGGGAACGGAAAATGCGCACGAGTGCCGCCCCGTTCAGGCCAGGATGCGCTTCGGTTATTGGAAATGGACATGTCGTGCCACGACTTAATCGGAAGCATTGCCCGCAATCGCCTGCTCGCTCCGCTAGGTGCGTTGGTGCATCACCGGTCTGGCCTGCAAGCGCCGGCTTTCCTGAGCACGCACCGGGCGGCCGCCTCGATCAGCAGGACATCGATGCGCTCAACAGTACGGTACGAGTCGTGCTGAAGACTCGCGACGAAGGGGAAACGAGCGATTGGAGCAATCATCGCGCGCTTGCGGTCGCGTTGCCAATCGCCTCGACCAGCGCCTTGCCCGAGAACGGCTTGGTCAACAGCGCGTGCGCACCGGTACTTTCCATGGCGCCGCGCGGGCGCACGCCGTCATATGCGGTCATGAACACTGCGGGCGGGCGCGGCGAATGCAGCGTGTCGTAGAACGCCGGCCCTGATAGACCCGGCAGTTGAACATCGATGACGAGGCAGCGCGCCATGGAAGCGAATTCGAATATGTTGGCGTCCTCGGCGCTGCGAAACGATCGCGTGCGAAAGCCCGAATACCGAAGCAGCCGCTCGAGCGCGCGCCGCAACCCGGCATCGTCTTCCACGATCACGATCATGTGCCGCTTCCCGTTCATACGACACCCACTTCACCAGTACATCGAGTCTTGCCCAGACGCGCGCAACGCCATAGGGAGTCCAGACAGACGTGTTCCACCTACGGGCAGCAGCAGAGATGCAAGCCTGAACTGCCGCGTTGGCAGCGTTCGATTACATTGCAATCCTATGCAATCCTTCGCCTCGATGCATGATCAGAAAAGGACATGAATGAGGGAGGAGCATCGCCGCCTCATCTACGGCGCATGCACAAACCGCCGCCCTTTCGTAGAGCATTGCGCCGTTACGCGAGTCGCAACATAGGGACTTGGGGCAATCCCATTTCCCCTTTGGGCAATATCGGGCAGAAGCCTTCCGTTTCGCGATCCCGGCCATTACATTAGGCATTGCAAGCGCGCAGCCCGATGCTGCAAAAGCGCCTGCAAAATCACCTATCAAAAGATGCTTTCACGTTTCTGCGGCTTCTCGCGCATACGCCGGGAGAACACGATGAAGAGAAGGGTTATATGCATAGCTGTACTGGCCGCGACACTCGTTGCACCAGAGGCTTTCGCACAGGCTTCCGCTCCGGTCGCGGCAAGCAGCGTCGCCAATCCGGTCGACCCCGCGGCGGTCGAGGCGCTCAAGAGGATGGGTACCTACCTCCAGTCGCTCAAACGCTTCAGCGTTTCGACCGAACTGACCGGTGAACGCGTGCTGGAAGACGGCCAGAAGCTGCAGCACACGGCAACGGCGGACCTCGACGTCGACCGGCCGCACCGCATACGCGCGCTCATGTCCAGCGCACGAAGCCAGCGCGAGATCATCTTCGACGGCAAGACGGTCACGCTTTTTTCGCCAGCGCAGAAGTACTACTCGAGCGTCGCGTTCGAGGGCACCATCTCCGCATTGATCGACAAACTGCGCGAGAACTACGGTGTGGAATTCCCGCTGGCCGACCTGTTCATCTGGGGAACGCCGGATGCGCCGGCTGACCAGTTCGAATCCGCCATGTTCGCGGGCCAGGACTATATCGATTCAGACCTCTGCAATCACTATGCATTCCGCCAGAAGGATATTGACTGGCAGGTCTGGATAAAGGCAGGTGAAAGTCCACTGCCGCGCAAGATCGTGATCACGCGCCGCGACGACGATGCACGCCCGCAGTCCGTTTCGGTCATCGACTGGACGACGCACGCCACCTTCAACGACGCTACGTTCTCGTTCCATCCGCCTGCTGGCGCGAAGAAGATCGAGATCGTTCCGGTCAAGAACAAGGGGTAGGCCCATGAAGACCACACTCATGCGAAATCCCGCCCGGCTCCTTCCCGTCGTGCTCGCTGCCTGCGCTGCCCTCACGGTGCCGCCTTCCGCAAACGCCTTTAGGGGCGGCGGTGGTGGTGGCGTGCACCCGGGCGGCGGCGGCGGCATGCATCAAGGCGGTGGCATGCACCAAGGCGGCGGTGGCGGTGCACGCGCCAATCATCCTCCCGTCAACAACGTGCACGCCGACGCACGTACGCGCAACGTCCGAAACACGAGCGTGAACAACGTCAACGCGAATCGCAATGTCAACGTGAATCGCAACGTCAATGTGGACGTGCACAACGATTACCATCACGGCGGCTGGGACGACGACTACCACCCGGTCGCCACGGCGGCCGCCGTCACCGCCGCCGTGGGCGTGACGTCCGCAGTGGTCGGCTCCATCGTCCGCTCGGTGCCTCCCAGCTGCGTGCCGGTGAACTATGGCGGCATGGTGTACCAGCAATGCGGCAGCACGTGGTACCAGCCGCAGGGGGCGCAGTACGTCGTCGTCAACGCGCCGTATTGACGTGCCTCGCCGTTTCCATCAGCGTAACGCGTACACGCGGGATTCTTGCGCCGCCCCGGGAACATCCGCCCGCGGGCGGTGCCCT
The nucleotide sequence above comes from Paraburkholderia flagellata. Encoded proteins:
- a CDS encoding response regulator transcription factor; this translates as MVIHIIDDDAAMRTALTRLLRSAGFEARVYASAGDFLVSVQDDRPGCILLDLELGGPNGLELQQALLRDSRALPIVFMSAYSDVPRTVKAMKAGAVDFLLKPFERQALFDAIDAALKACTVQEAPERHAASMQLADREQVVLRGIVAGLRNKQIAAQLGLSERTIKSCRADLMRKVGATSLAELLRRTESMVSVPA
- a CDS encoding response regulator, whose amino-acid sequence is MIVIVEDDAGLRRALERLLRYSGFRTRSFRSAEDANIFEFASMARCLVIDVQLPGLSGPAFYDTLHSPRPPAVFMTAYDGVRPRGAMESTGAHALLTKPFSGKALVEAIGNATASAR
- a CDS encoding DUF2092 domain-containing protein, encoding MKRRVICIAVLAATLVAPEAFAQASAPVAASSVANPVDPAAVEALKRMGTYLQSLKRFSVSTELTGERVLEDGQKLQHTATADLDVDRPHRIRALMSSARSQREIIFDGKTVTLFSPAQKYYSSVAFEGTISALIDKLRENYGVEFPLADLFIWGTPDAPADQFESAMFAGQDYIDSDLCNHYAFRQKDIDWQVWIKAGESPLPRKIVITRRDDDARPQSVSVIDWTTHATFNDATFSFHPPAGAKKIEIVPVKNKG